The Rhipicephalus sanguineus isolate Rsan-2018 chromosome 7, BIME_Rsan_1.4, whole genome shotgun sequence genome includes a window with the following:
- the LOC119399217 gene encoding TNF receptor-associated factor 6 produces the protein MDRARTPQTVIGFGCGLDWRPTWFVNAFPSTRQCSACGLVPPATAMLPCRHLLCKPCYTRGGCGGINRCPLDKRDFLVEDVVWSSRINKDSVLSRRVCCWNVDNGCDAVNTASWMLEHFAGCRFHVACCPRCRGRVPHVEMADHLESCVPSCNPPPDEQLDGVDNLANAAMEVKEALRGVSEKCASIEAKLESFEDLLLPSVRDDLTANLTAAFSRIVTRAVERVAETSGVEARALLAEQMHRASLEVEDILVERERSTVEAFVRECKRMADAVGDKVADRLSTEVQTVVQATVKTETRSAVQTEVLAEAQEDRSTSKPKYEQSKVQSEVQTKAAPTHCPARARLINEVSLKITKCRDELREKETLSGKEAAQLLKMLAFSSLAVTNDALEVCESRKWTVHNWNDFRSKLTERGFYRRVGPSAYFYGYRIFTELGFHAPSGELRLKAVVREGLYDDFVEWPVNVTPRVRFLHPTDESKHITLSEQFIWQQRATDEDSSEDRRRSYQTSSHGVRIDTLERSGFTIGNRLCIEYDFVRQDTERFIPQ, from the coding sequence ATGGACCGTGCCCGAACACCACAGACCGTGATCGGCTTCGGCTGTGGCCTCGACTGGCGTCCTACTTGGTTCGTGAACGCCTTCCCTTCGACCAGACAGTGCAGCGCTTGCGGACTCGTGCCCCCCGCGACGGCCATGTTGCCGTGCCGTCACCTGCTGTGCAAGCCGTGTTACACTCGCGGCGGATGCGGCGGCATCAACCGGTGTCCTCTGGACAAGCGAGACTTCCTAGTGGAGGACGTGGTCTGGTCGTCCCGCATTAACAAGGACAGCGTCCTGAGTCGCCGGGTGTGCTGCTGGAACGTCGACAACGGTTGCGACGCCGTGAACACCGCTTCGTGGATGCTGGAGCACTTCGCCGGCTGTCGGTTCCACGTCGCTTGCTGCCCCAGGTGCCGCGGCAGGGTACCCCACGTCGAGATGGCCGATCACCTGGAGTCCTGCGTGCCGTCGTGCAATCCTCCCCCCGACGAGCAGCTAGATGGCGTGGACAACCTCGCCAATGCCGCGATGGAGGTCAAGGAGGCCCTGAGAGGGGTCTCGGAAAAGTGCGCCTCTATCGAGGCGAAGCTTGAGTCGTTCGAAGATCTGCTTCTACCCTCCGTTAGAGACGACCTCACGGCCAATCTGACCGCCGCTTTCTCGCGGATCGTGACGAGAGCCGTTGAGAGAGTGGCGGAGACGAGTGGTGTCGAGGCTCGGGCCTTGCTGGCTGAACAGATGCACAGAGCGTCTTTGGAGGTCGAAGACATCCTTGTTGAGAGGGAGCGATCGACAGTTGAAGCCTTTGTTCGGGAATGCAAACGGATGGCAGACGCTGTGGGCGACAAAGTTGCAGACCGGTTGTCGACCGAAGTGCAAACCGTAGTGCAAGCCACAGTAAAAACCGAAACACGAAGCGCAGTACAAACCGAAGTGCTAGCCGAAGCCCAGGAAGACCGGAGTACAAGCAAACCGAAGTACGAACAAAGCAAAGTGCAATCCGAAGTACAAACCAAAGCCGCTCCTACGCACTGTCCTGCTCGCGCTCGCCTGATCAACGAAGTAAGTCTGAAGATCACGAAATGTCGAGACGAACTGAGGGAGAAGGAGACGCTGTCGGGAAAGGAAGCGGCCCAACTTTTGAAGATGCTCGCTTTCTCGTCTTTAGCCGTCACGAACGACGCCTTGGAAGTGTGCGAGTCTCGCAAATGGACCGTACATAACTGGAACGATTTCCGCTCCAAGCTAACCGAGAGAGGTTTCTACAGGCGTGTCGGTCCGAGCGCGTATTTTTACGGCTACCGCATCTTCACCGAACTGGGCTTTCATGCCCCCAGCGGCGAGCTTCGACTCAAAGCGGTCGTACGCGAAGGTCTGTACGATGACTTCGTGGAGTGGCCCGTGAACGTGACGCCCAGGGTTCGTTTCCTTCATCCAACCGACGAATCCAAGCACATCACCCTGAGCGAACAGTTCATCTGGCAACAACGCGCAACAGACGAGGACTCTAGTGAGGATCGACGACGCAGCTACCAGACGTCGAGCCATGGCGTGAGAATCGATACGTTGGAAAGAAGTGGTTTCACAATCGGCAATCGCCTCTGTATCGAGTACGACTTTGTGCGTCAGGACACTGAGCGATTTATTCCGCAGTGA
- the LOC119400406 gene encoding uncharacterized protein LOC119400406, producing the protein MAASGTEMIPFGFENDLDWVPTTFVEPFAPEKVCGVCGLVPQAMYVLPCDHRLCSECYRHVEKSHLCPLDKEAFDTGLVERTTWSVTEFKMLRVRCWNAKYGCRDEDTLSKMLLHLRTTCRFRTVRCRRCHAVVLHRRIVRHLDSDCEAYRIPGEQSNASPPEGQQLASERIGATRAVSKARFDPGADRDTSAGSNDDVRGPFRKTSERALATKKRSFDRVVGGAANVNATNVSAWDIVKPVELVSAIVDSFEWPASAYDTTQLASTAVDANVGPTVSPAKKSKRQTSPESPVEQVIGERRVVWPFLPTLSPGFGKECCECTIENWSSFRAGQARAVIRNGRCECDTSPSSYGFLLVPSVAMGYVCFTVHAFRDSRRTIVPYPREENLNLRFVHPDGESSMDLTRVKCGYINRCPLDKQDFLAEDVVWSSTSSISKDSVLSRRVRC; encoded by the exons ATGGCTGCCAGCGGCACGGAAATGATTCCGTTCGGTTTCGAGAACGACTTGGACTGGGTGCCTACAACGTTCGTAGAGCCATTCGCTCCGGAAAAAGTGTGCGGCGTTTGCGGCTTGGTCCCTCAGGCAATGTACGTTCTGCCCTGCGACCACCGATTGTGCTCCGAGTGCTACCGCCATGTCGAGAAGTCCCACCTCTGCCCATTGGACAAGGAAGCATTTGACACGGGCCTCGTTGAGCGGACGACATGGAGCGTCACGGAGTTTAAAATGCTCCGCGTACGCTGCTGGAATGCTAAATACGGTTGCAGAGATGAGGACACTCTCTCCAAGATGTTGCTTCACCTCAGAACGACGTGCCGATTCCGCACCGTCCGCTGCCGGCGATGTCACGCAGTGGTGCTTCACAGGCGCATCGTGCGTCACCTAGATTCTGACTGTGAAGCCTATCGTATTCCAGGTGAGCAGTCA AACGCATCCCCGCCCGAGGGGCAGCAGCTGGCCTCGGAGAGGATTGGCGCGACGCGGGCGGTCTCGAAAGCTAGGTTTGATCCTGGGGCGGACCGCGACACGAGCGCCGGGAGCAATGACGACGTCCGTGGTCCCTTCAGAAAAACTAGTGAGCGTGCCCTCGCCACTAAAAAGCGCAGTTTCGACCGGGTGGTAGGCGGAGCTGCGAACGTTAATGCAACAAACGTTTCGGCGTGGGACATCGTGAAGCCTGTGGAGCTTGTTTCAGCCATTGTGGACAGTTTCGAGTGGCCCGCTTCAGCCTACGACACCACGCAGCTTGCTTCCACCGCTGTGGACGCCAATGTGGGACCAACGGTGTCTCCAGCGAAAAAGAGTAAGCGGCAGACCTCGCCGGAAAGTCCCGTCGAACAGGTCATCGGGGAGCGTCGCGTCGTGTGGCCTTTTTTACCGACGCTTTCGCCCGGGTTCGGGAAAGAGTGCTGCGAGTGCACCATCGAGAACTGGTCCAGCTTCCGTGCGGGTCAAGCTCGGGCCGTGATACGTAACGGTCGGTGCGAGTGCGATACGAGCCCTAGTTCTTACGGGTTTCTGCTCGTTCCATCGGTGGCCATGGGTTACGTCTGCTTCACCGTGCACGCCTTCCGAGATTCGCGCCGTACGATCGTCCCGTATCCCCGAGAAGAAAACCTCAACCTGCGGTTCGTTCACCCCGATGGCGAATCGTCGATGGACTTGACGAGGGTCAA ATGCGGCTACATCAACCGGTGTCCCCTGGACAAGCAAGACTTCCTAGCGGAGGACGTGGTGTGGTCGTCCACGTCCAGCATCAGCAAGGACAGCGTCCTGAGTCGCCGTGTGCGCTGCTAG